The DNA region AACTGGATGTGGACGGAATCAGGCATTTTCGCCCGATAGTTGGTGGTGATGATATCGGTATGGAAGTTCTTGGCCACCTGGCTTACCGACTGCATGATGCACTGTACATCAACGACCATTGCCTCAATCGCGCCGGTTGCTAATGCCATCTCCTGCTGGACAAAACCAGCGGCAACAGGGATTCCGCGCCGCATCAGAATTTCGTTGCCGGTACAGCAGACCCCGGCAAGATTGATCCCCTTGGCGCCTGCTTTATGGGCCAGCTCCAGGATATCCGGTTCCTGGGCTGCGATACAGAGGGACTCGGCGAGAAGAGGCTCGTGGCCGTGGACCGTCACATTGACCTGGTCCGGCTGCAGGACACCAAGATCAACGGTGGCACGCATCGGGACCGGGGTGCCGAACATGATGTCGGTGAGTTCGGTGGAAAGCATGGAAGATCCCCAACCGTCCGACAGGGCGCATCTGGAACCCTGAAGCATCAAGTTGTGATATTCCTGGTCGACGCCCATATGGGTCCGGTGCATCATTTCGGTCACTTCACGATCAATCCCGCGCGGTTCGACCCCGAGTTTCTTCCAGAGAGCCTGTCTTTTTTTCGGGGCCCGTTTCAGCATGGTGAGAGGTTCGTCATCCTGGCTGCCGAACTCCGCAAGGGCCTTTTCACCGAGTTCCAGAGCGATTTCGTTCTTGTCACGACCTTCGGTCTCAATGCCGAATATTGCCGCGATTTTATGAAGCTTGTTGACGTCTTTGATCTGGTGTTCGGTCTGGCCCTTGGCGGTGGCGATAAATCCTTTCACCATCTCCCGGGCATGGTCGGTATGGGAGGCGGAGCCGGCGGCAATGATTCTGGCCAGGTTTCTGGCCGCGACGGTATCGGCTGTGGCGCCGCAGATCCCGATCATCTCCTCGACCCCGTCGATGATCTGGCATGGACCCATGTTGCAGTTGCGGCAACAGGTGCCGCTGGAACCGAACAGACAGGCGGAGACACCTCTTGCTTTGATCCTGTCGTAGGCGGTGACTACGTTCTTGGCGATATCCTGTTTGAGGACATCCAGAGTGGACTGGCAGGTGATGTCCGTGCATCCTTCGCATTCATTTCTTTTGACAGCCATCTTGTACCTCTAATGAATTTTGTCGTTTACCCCAGAGTCGGTTGCGTCGTTCTGAGCAGCAACCGATTTGCAGCGGTATTTATGAATATTCAAAACTAATAACCTAATGCCGAAAATCAGACAAGACAACTCTGAAGACGGCGCGGCAGTTTTTAAACGAGCCCTGCTTTCTGTTTGGCGGACTGGACGGTATTTTTCATCAGCATGGTGATGGTCATCGGGCCGACCCCGCCCGGAACCGGCGTGATAAAGGAGGCTTTTTCCTTCACCGTCTCAAACTCGACATCACCCGCCAGAATCGCTTTGCCGCTTTCACTCATGCCGATCCGGTTCACGCCGACGTCAATAATGACGACCCCGTCTTTCACCTGATCGGCCTTGACCAGATTCGGGACTCCAACGGCGGCGATCAGAATGTCGGCCCGTTTGGTGTGAAAATCGGTGTCTTTGGTCCTGGTGTGGCAGAGGGTGACTGTTGCATTGCCGGCGGCTCTTTTCTGCAGCATCAGATTGGCCATCGGTTTGCCCACGATGTTGCTGCGGCCGAGGATGACGACTTCGGCCCCGCTTGTTTTCACCCCGCTTCTTTCAAGCATTTCAAGGATGCCGTGGGGAGTGCAGGGCAGAAAACATTGTTCGCCGAGAACCATTTTCCCGACATTGACCGGATGGAAACCATCGACATCCTTGTTGGGGTCAAGGGCGTAAAGAACCTTCCCTTCGTCGATATGCTTCGGAAGAGGCAGCTGGACGAGGATGCCGTGGATTTTGTCGTCATGATTGTATTTTTCAATGGTTGCCAGGAGTTCTTCCTCGCTTGTATCGGCCGCAAGATCGACCTGTTCGGAGTAGATGCCGATCGCTTTGGCGGTCTTGCCTTTGGCGGTTACGTATGATACCGAGGCAGGATCTTCCCCGACAAGGATTGTGACAAGGCCGGGGGTGATGTTATGCTTTTCTTTCAGTTCGGCGACCTCGGCGGTTAATTCTTCACGGATGGCCTTGGCTATTTCTACGCCGCTTATAATCTGAGCACTCATTCAATTACTCCTTAAAAGTATCATTTCACTGGTTGTGGGTTTCCCGATCCAAATGCTGATTTGAACAATAAATCGGTTGCTTACAGAGATGCCTCAGAAGGCATAGCACGAGCGCCGGGCAGAAGGTGGCCGCCCTGAAATTGGAGCCCATATAAGGAAACGAAATTTGTAATTCAGCTGAAAAAAAATGAATCGCCATTCATATCTTGGTCAGAACTGGCAAATATACTTA from Pseudomonadota bacterium includes:
- the cooS gene encoding anaerobic carbon-monoxide dehydrogenase catalytic subunit; translation: MAVKRNECEGCTDITCQSTLDVLKQDIAKNVVTAYDRIKARGVSACLFGSSGTCCRNCNMGPCQIIDGVEEMIGICGATADTVAARNLARIIAAGSASHTDHAREMVKGFIATAKGQTEHQIKDVNKLHKIAAIFGIETEGRDKNEIALELGEKALAEFGSQDDEPLTMLKRAPKKRQALWKKLGVEPRGIDREVTEMMHRTHMGVDQEYHNLMLQGSRCALSDGWGSSMLSTELTDIMFGTPVPMRATVDLGVLQPDQVNVTVHGHEPLLAESLCIAAQEPDILELAHKAGAKGINLAGVCCTGNEILMRRGIPVAAGFVQQEMALATGAIEAMVVDVQCIMQSVSQVAKNFHTDIITTNYRAKMPDSVHIQFEEHDSLNSAKAILKHAIGNYKKRDKKFFIPKASKLDVIVGFSHETINYMLGGSFRSSYRPLNDNIINGRIRGVAAIVGCDNYKYTDDAHEIIARELIKNNVLVLATGCAATSLGKAGLLRPEAAEFCGESLAEVCSAVGMPPVLHMGSCVDNSRILIAATEMVREGGLGDDISDLPAIGTAPLYMSEKAVAIGQYFVASGAQVVFQSLPTTGAKEFHKYMTEGMMGTYGAHWNVEEDPIKIARLMIDKIEQKRKALGINKKAERVLFDMEMRRDLSSGSGIGDVGCTGPQRHA
- the folD gene encoding bifunctional methylenetetrahydrofolate dehydrogenase/methenyltetrahydrofolate cyclohydrolase FolD, with protein sequence MSAQIISGVEIAKAIREELTAEVAELKEKHNITPGLVTILVGEDPASVSYVTAKGKTAKAIGIYSEQVDLAADTSEEELLATIEKYNHDDKIHGILVQLPLPKHIDEGKVLYALDPNKDVDGFHPVNVGKMVLGEQCFLPCTPHGILEMLERSGVKTSGAEVVILGRSNIVGKPMANLMLQKRAAGNATVTLCHTRTKDTDFHTKRADILIAAVGVPNLVKADQVKDGVVIIDVGVNRIGMSESGKAILAGDVEFETVKEKASFITPVPGGVGPMTITMLMKNTVQSAKQKAGLV